One genomic region from Anabaena sp. PCC 7108 encodes:
- a CDS encoding DUF2997 domain-containing protein: METLEFIIYPDGRVQEKVTGIIGASCAEVTAAIEAQLGQVLNQEPTSEFFATNNNVQESGVANTQTAFSEW, translated from the coding sequence ATGGAGACATTAGAATTCATAATTTATCCAGACGGTCGGGTACAAGAGAAAGTCACGGGTATTATAGGGGCTTCTTGTGCTGAAGTCACGGCAGCCATAGAGGCGCAGCTGGGACAAGTACTGAATCAGGAGCCAACCTCAGAATTTTTCGCCACCAATAATAATGTGCAGGAATCTGGTGTAGCGAATACGCAAACCGCGTTTAGCGAATGGTAA
- a CDS encoding endonuclease MutS2, with amino-acid sequence MIQSETLELLEWQRLCQHLSTFAATKLGATVARNLPIPETQTESQKLLAQTKEVYQLESHLSPGLSFEGIQDIGDSLERAELQGILSGEELLAIATTLAGTRNLRRVIDNQENLPILTDLVSELRTYPELEQEIHRCIDERAQVTDRASQKMGEIRIDLRRIRSQITQKLQNIIQAKSGAVQEQLITQRSDRFVIPVKAPQKDAIPGIVHDTSTSGATLYIEPHSVVPMGNQLRQTIRKEQTEAEAIRRNLTEQVAAVKLDLERLLAIVTTLDLATAKSRYSFWIGANPPRFINREEQEIITLRQLRHPLLVWQQQHEQGNPVVPVDLLISPNIRVVTITGPNTGGKTVTLKTLGLAALMAKVGLFVPAREPVEMPWFDKVLADIGDEQSLQQSLSTFSGHIRRISRILNALGSQESGGANGRSPVQESGERRKEEEEEGIKLPITNYPLPITNHQSLVLLDEVGAGTDPAEGSALAIALLQYLANHAQLTIATTHFGELKALKYEDERFENASVEFDESTLSPTYRLLWGIPGRSNALTIALRLGLKPEVVAEAKTQVGEASDEVNQVIAGLEAQRRRQETKAAEAQELLRQAEKLYKEVSQKATALEEREKDLRASQEVAVQQAITQAKGEIAQVIRRLQKGTPTAQDAQQATSALNQIGQKYEPAPPPKPKPRFMPKIGDRVRIPKLGQTAEVITPPNPDGELSVRFGIMKMTVQLSDVESLDGQKPEPIVKAKPAPAVVTPQPAAVPAIRTSKNTVDLRGKRVADGEYILDKAISEADGPLWIIHGHGTGKLKQGVHSFLKQHSRVSHYEPAEQADGGSGVTIAHIKC; translated from the coding sequence TTGATCCAATCTGAAACCCTAGAACTACTAGAATGGCAACGCCTTTGCCAGCACCTTTCCACCTTTGCGGCCACTAAGTTAGGGGCAACAGTTGCGCGTAACTTGCCAATCCCGGAAACCCAGACAGAAAGCCAAAAGTTGTTAGCTCAAACCAAAGAAGTATATCAACTGGAAAGTCACCTTTCCCCAGGATTATCTTTTGAGGGAATTCAAGATATTGGCGATTCCCTAGAACGTGCCGAATTGCAAGGAATTTTGTCTGGAGAGGAATTGTTAGCGATCGCTACCACCCTGGCTGGTACGAGAAATTTACGGCGTGTAATTGATAACCAAGAAAATTTACCAATTCTGACTGATTTAGTCTCCGAATTAAGGACTTATCCAGAATTAGAACAGGAAATTCATCGCTGTATTGATGAACGCGCTCAAGTCACTGATCGTGCTAGTCAAAAAATGGGGGAAATTCGCATTGATTTGCGGCGGATACGCAGTCAAATTACCCAAAAACTGCAAAACATCATTCAAGCCAAATCGGGGGCAGTTCAAGAACAACTGATTACTCAAAGAAGTGATCGCTTTGTGATCCCCGTCAAAGCACCGCAAAAAGACGCAATTCCCGGTATTGTTCATGACACTTCCACCAGTGGCGCGACTTTATATATCGAACCTCACAGCGTCGTCCCTATGGGGAACCAACTGCGCCAAACCATCAGAAAAGAACAAACAGAAGCAGAAGCAATTCGCCGTAATTTAACCGAACAAGTTGCCGCAGTTAAACTAGATTTAGAAAGGTTATTAGCGATCGTCACAACCTTAGATTTGGCAACAGCTAAATCTCGTTACAGTTTCTGGATAGGTGCTAATCCTCCTCGCTTCATTAATCGGGAAGAACAAGAAATTATCACCTTGCGACAACTGCGTCACCCGTTGTTAGTTTGGCAACAGCAACATGAACAAGGAAACCCAGTGGTTCCCGTGGATTTACTCATCAGTCCCAATATTCGGGTAGTGACAATTACTGGACCGAATACTGGTGGGAAAACAGTAACTTTAAAAACTCTCGGATTAGCTGCATTAATGGCCAAGGTGGGTTTATTTGTCCCCGCCCGCGAACCAGTGGAAATGCCTTGGTTTGACAAAGTTTTAGCTGATATTGGTGATGAACAATCTTTACAACAAAGTTTATCCACATTCTCAGGACATATTCGCCGTATTAGTCGGATTTTAAATGCTTTGGGGAGTCAGGAGTCAGGAGGGGCGAACGGCCGTTCGCCCGTACAGGAGTCAGGAGAAAGGAGAAAGGAAGAGGAAGAGGAAGGAATAAAACTACCAATTACCAATTACCCATTACCAATCACCAATCACCAATCCCTCGTTTTACTGGATGAAGTTGGTGCTGGTACAGATCCGGCGGAGGGGAGTGCATTAGCGATCGCACTTTTGCAATATCTCGCCAATCATGCCCAACTCACAATTGCTACCACCCACTTCGGTGAACTCAAAGCCCTAAAATATGAAGATGAGCGATTTGAGAACGCTTCCGTAGAATTTGACGAAAGTACTCTCTCACCAACTTATCGGTTGTTGTGGGGCATTCCAGGACGCTCTAACGCCTTAACTATTGCCTTGCGCTTAGGACTAAAACCGGAAGTGGTAGCAGAGGCTAAAACCCAAGTGGGAGAAGCCAGCGATGAAGTGAATCAGGTGATTGCGGGTTTAGAAGCCCAACGTCGTCGTCAAGAAACTAAAGCTGCTGAAGCCCAAGAATTATTACGACAAGCCGAAAAGCTATATAAAGAAGTTTCTCAAAAAGCCACCGCTTTAGAAGAAAGAGAAAAAGATTTACGTGCTTCTCAGGAAGTAGCCGTCCAACAAGCAATTACCCAAGCAAAAGGAGAAATTGCCCAAGTAATTCGCCGTTTGCAAAAAGGCACACCCACAGCCCAAGATGCCCAGCAAGCAACCAGCGCGTTAAATCAAATTGGACAGAAATACGAACCAGCACCACCACCAAAACCTAAACCGAGGTTTATGCCCAAAATAGGGGACAGGGTGCGAATACCCAAATTAGGACAAACCGCAGAAGTAATCACCCCCCCTAATCCAGATGGTGAGTTAAGTGTCCGCTTTGGAATCATGAAAATGACGGTGCAGTTGTCAGATGTAGAATCTTTAGACGGGCAAAAACCAGAACCCATCGTTAAAGCCAAACCAGCCCCAGCTGTAGTCACCCCACAACCAGCAGCAGTCCCAGCCATTCGTACTTCCAAAAATACAGTAGATTTGCGCGGAAAACGGGTAGCTGATGGCGAATATATTTTAGACAAAGCTATTTCTGAAGCTGATGGTCCTCTCTGGATTATTCACGGACACGGTACTGGTAAGCTCAAGCAAGGAGTTCACTCTTTTCTAAAACAGCACTCCAGAGTTAGCCACTATGAACCAGCAGAGCAGGCCGATGGCGGTAGTGGTGTCACTATTGCTCATATAAAGTGCTGA
- a CDS encoding DUF2809 domain-containing protein: protein MPLLTNIRRRSILSLAIILPIGLLYSHYRYSIWWLNQEVGGIFYEIFWCLFAFVFIPTRQAVWQIPIWVFIITCLLEFMQLWHPPFLNWVRSFWWGKMLIGTAFTWADFPYYLIGSGLGWLWLRLIVRGAKLK from the coding sequence ATGCCACTACTTACAAATATTCGCAGGCGTTCCATTCTTTCTCTAGCAATTATTCTCCCCATTGGACTTTTATACAGCCACTATCGCTATTCTATTTGGTGGTTGAACCAAGAGGTAGGAGGGATTTTCTATGAGATATTTTGGTGCTTGTTCGCCTTTGTGTTTATTCCTACTCGCCAAGCAGTGTGGCAAATCCCTATCTGGGTATTCATAATTACTTGCTTGTTGGAATTTATGCAATTGTGGCATCCACCATTTCTAAATTGGGTACGTTCATTTTGGTGGGGAAAAATGTTAATCGGTACTGCTTTCACTTGGGCAGATTTTCCCTATTATTTGATTGGCAGTGGGTTAGGATGGCTGTGGTTGCGGCTGATAGTTCGGGGCGCAAAGCTAAAATAA
- a CDS encoding Na(+)/H(+) antiporter subunit B has protein sequence MKFVYILAGIALFVKMLIMPNAEPNLSDITIVETVVKESGVINAVSGIIFRNRLYDTIFEVIVFSIAILGCNFLLANERPSCTIYQFKDQSSIILARLGATIAALVGIELAIRGHLSPGGGFAAGVAGGTAIGLIAITSSYQWMQDIYQRYHAATWEKVSVLIFIVLSVITLSGLELPHGELGMLFSGGVLPILNILVAVKVALGSWAVLLIFIRYRGLL, from the coding sequence ATGAAATTTGTTTACATTTTAGCTGGCATAGCTTTGTTTGTGAAAATGTTAATTATGCCTAATGCCGAACCGAATTTATCAGATATTACTATTGTGGAAACAGTAGTTAAAGAAAGTGGTGTTATCAATGCGGTATCAGGGATTATTTTTAGAAATCGTCTTTATGATACTATTTTTGAAGTAATTGTATTTTCGATTGCCATTCTCGGTTGTAATTTTTTACTTGCTAATGAAAGACCATCCTGTACGATCTATCAATTTAAAGATCAATCATCCATTATTTTGGCTCGTTTGGGGGCGACAATTGCGGCTTTAGTGGGTATAGAATTAGCAATTAGAGGACATTTAAGTCCTGGAGGTGGTTTTGCTGCTGGTGTGGCAGGTGGAACAGCAATTGGATTAATAGCAATTACTTCTTCATATCAGTGGATGCAAGATATTTATCAACGTTATCATGCTGCTACTTGGGAGAAGGTTTCAGTTTTGATTTTCATTGTTTTATCTGTGATAACTTTGTCAGGATTAGAGTTACCACATGGTGAATTGGGAATGCTTTTTAGTGGTGGGGTTTTGCCGATTTTAAATATTCTTGTTGCTGTGAAGGTGGCGTTGGGTTCTTGGGCGGTACTTTTGATTTTTATTCGTTATCGAGGTTTGTTGTAG
- a CDS encoding YiaA/YiaB family inner membrane protein, whose product MQTFGQQKDSNAWIIQTWAAFIMSISMTGFGIVNLPVDNWVKGFMSMGLVFSVGSTFTLAKTTRDLHESRRLTSRIDEAKVEKLLSQHDPLTLK is encoded by the coding sequence ATGCAAACATTTGGACAGCAAAAAGACAGCAATGCTTGGATTATTCAAACCTGGGCAGCTTTTATTATGTCTATTTCTATGACAGGTTTTGGTATTGTCAATTTACCTGTGGATAATTGGGTAAAAGGCTTTATGAGTATGGGTTTAGTTTTTTCTGTAGGTTCAACTTTCACCTTGGCAAAAACTACTAGAGACTTGCATGAATCCAGAAGGTTAACTTCTAGAATTGATGAGGCTAAAGTTGAGAAGTTGCTTTCACAACATGATCCTCTCACTCTTAAATGA
- a CDS encoding ferredoxin, translated as MSDLPQSPEAENNRSGLEPELGGFLRDEPERSGLEPELGGVLRQRGVYVDEITCIGCKHCAHVARNTFYIEPDYGRSRVVRQDGDVEEVVQEAIDTCPVDCIHWVDYTELKNLEEDRKFQVIPVVGYPVEHAVAATEKRRKKQKLKKKQS; from the coding sequence ATGTCTGATTTGCCGCAGTCACCAGAAGCAGAAAATAATCGTTCTGGTTTAGAGCCAGAATTAGGGGGTTTTTTACGAGACGAGCCAGAACGTTCTGGTTTAGAACCGGAACTAGGCGGTGTGCTGCGGCAAAGGGGCGTTTATGTAGATGAAATTACCTGCATCGGTTGTAAGCATTGCGCCCATGTTGCCCGTAATACCTTTTATATTGAACCAGATTATGGGCGATCGCGCGTAGTTCGCCAAGATGGAGATGTAGAAGAGGTAGTTCAAGAGGCTATAGATACCTGTCCAGTTGATTGTATTCACTGGGTTGATTACACCGAATTGAAAAACCTAGAAGAAGACCGCAAGTTTCAAGTGATTCCTGTAGTTGGTTATCCAGTGGAACACGCTGTAGCTGCTACAGAAAAACGCCGGAAGAAGCAAAAGTTAAAAAAGAAACAATCTTAA
- a CDS encoding cation:proton antiporter translates to MIGHLILRLSIWFLLTSDLSLINIIIGVIIALVLPRGYTSRAKLTEWLKVLIQVMIAIPVAFKEAFEIILYPHNREEIIREKVKHKHSSLLVFMDIFLITFTPKTIVINHNEEGFYEVHKINPEGK, encoded by the coding sequence ATGATTGGACATTTAATATTAAGATTATCAATTTGGTTTTTACTCACCTCTGATCTGAGTTTAATCAATATCATTATTGGGGTAATTATCGCTTTAGTTTTACCCAGGGGTTATACATCACGGGCAAAATTAACAGAATGGTTAAAGGTTCTCATTCAAGTAATGATTGCCATTCCTGTAGCGTTTAAGGAAGCATTTGAAATTATTTTATATCCCCATAATCGAGAAGAAATTATTAGGGAAAAAGTCAAACATAAACATTCTTCACTGTTGGTTTTCATGGATATATTTCTGATTACATTTACACCGAAAACCATAGTTATCAATCATAATGAAGAAGGATTTTATGAAGTTCATAAAATTAATCCAGAAGGTAAATAA
- a CDS encoding DUF4335 domain-containing protein, which translates to MPRLNSVIRRYTPPTCTLEIRAQRSPLSRWMGQAVLKQIGFELHFDDPGLSGERKVPIQGDHDQLEVLCNVVTTYVQQLLQKSADNFCLSFLEPQNSNTTSDQPELNDVPPSPSSPKTINSSSMGILEATIYLESSSNLTHKLFLGSLANSTSGPVIQLTLLQLFDLATALDEYSADVIALPNLNSENSFPSLVLPTWTPVAAMLVIAVGFTPLTWQYANSIRQKQQQTAETTTSTTQKVAIEPSPALNSTSPQPELVSPGNLSSPPSGTAALQIPNADSIPPLPNSIVDPTPLSFPNSTIPSTAKTLPKNAVTSEQKTKPALSSNLQTLPTTPNFEENSTGVINQSGITLPTREILTTKNSSISKIPQSLASMPKETQSQTSPQISSQLDSQPLDRINSPDSNSSVSSDANVVAKLRNATKTSSSTEASSNTTLFDIPQVAEAREFLQKTWQPPSGFSQTLEYSLMLGVDGSIERILPLNRAAREYVNTTGIPEIGKAFVSTNKSGQNIRLRVVLSPDGKVQTFPETP; encoded by the coding sequence ATGCCTCGCTTAAATTCTGTTATTCGTCGCTACACGCCTCCTACTTGCACACTAGAAATCAGGGCGCAACGCTCACCTTTATCTCGCTGGATGGGTCAAGCTGTTCTCAAACAAATAGGTTTTGAACTCCACTTTGATGATCCAGGACTATCAGGAGAACGCAAAGTGCCAATTCAGGGCGATCATGATCAACTAGAAGTTTTGTGTAATGTAGTCACAACCTACGTTCAACAACTGCTACAAAAATCAGCAGATAACTTTTGTTTGAGTTTCTTAGAACCGCAAAATTCTAATACAACATCTGACCAGCCAGAATTAAACGATGTTCCCCCCTCTCCGTCGTCACCCAAAACCATTAACTCATCTAGCATGGGGATTTTGGAAGCAACAATTTACCTAGAATCTAGTAGCAATTTAACTCATAAACTATTTCTTGGTTCTCTTGCTAACTCAACATCTGGCCCCGTAATTCAACTCACTCTATTGCAACTATTTGATTTAGCCACAGCTTTAGATGAATACTCGGCTGATGTCATAGCACTACCAAATCTGAATAGTGAGAATTCTTTTCCCAGTTTAGTTTTACCGACTTGGACACCTGTAGCCGCAATGTTGGTAATAGCTGTGGGTTTCACTCCCCTAACCTGGCAATATGCTAACAGCATCAGGCAAAAGCAACAGCAAACCGCTGAAACAACGACTTCAACAACACAAAAAGTAGCTATTGAGCCTTCACCCGCTCTTAACTCAACTTCCCCTCAACCAGAACTAGTTTCCCCTGGAAATTTGTCTTCTCCTCCTAGTGGTACTGCTGCATTACAAATACCCAATGCAGATTCTATTCCTCCACTTCCTAATTCCATTGTTGACCCCACTCCTCTCTCTTTCCCCAATTCAACTATCCCGTCCACAGCTAAAACATTACCGAAAAATGCTGTGACGAGTGAGCAAAAAACAAAACCAGCCCTTTCCAGCAATCTCCAGACATTACCAACAACTCCCAATTTTGAAGAAAACTCTACAGGCGTGATTAACCAAAGTGGAATTACTCTCCCCACCCGTGAGATTTTGACTACTAAAAATAGTAGTATTTCCAAAATCCCTCAGTCTCTGGCTTCTATGCCCAAAGAGACTCAAAGTCAAACTTCTCCCCAAATATCTTCTCAACTAGACTCACAGCCACTAGATAGAATTAATTCCCCTGATAGCAATTCTTCTGTCTCCAGTGATGCTAATGTAGTGGCAAAATTGCGAAATGCAACTAAAACCTCTTCATCTACAGAAGCATCCTCTAACACGACTTTATTTGATATCCCTCAAGTGGCAGAAGCCAGAGAATTTCTACAAAAAACTTGGCAGCCACCTAGTGGATTTTCACAAACACTAGAGTATAGTTTGATGTTGGGTGTTGATGGCTCTATTGAACGGATTTTGCCATTGAATCGAGCAGCTAGAGAATACGTTAACACCACTGGTATTCCAGAAATTGGTAAAGCTTTTGTCTCTACTAATAAATCTGGGCAAAATATCAGACTGCGAGTAGTCCTCAGTCCCGATGGTAAGGTGCAAACTTTTCCAGAAACACCATGA
- a CDS encoding monovalent cation/H(+) antiporter subunit G, with product MINIISYTLIGIGIFFWFWGTFHLVSDRSVLFKLHGLSVADTLGSMLIIVGLLLKIPSEWPLLILGIISLAMWNTMLGYVIAYCSTQEAKNE from the coding sequence ATGATTAATATCATTAGTTATACCTTGATAGGTATAGGTATTTTTTTCTGGTTTTGGGGAACTTTTCATCTAGTTAGTGACAGATCAGTATTATTTAAATTACATGGTCTTTCTGTTGCTGATACTCTGGGTTCAATGCTGATTATTGTCGGACTTTTATTGAAAATTCCCAGTGAATGGCCATTACTAATTTTAGGTATTATCTCCTTAGCAATGTGGAATACTATGCTGGGTTATGTAATTGCATATTGTTCAACTCAAGAGGCGAAAAATGAATGA
- a CDS encoding DUF1257 domain-containing protein produces the protein MSHFSQIKTQIRNLESLKDALTDLGIDWKPGPQEVRGYRGQTHPAEVSIEQENGYDIGFRWNGKEYELVADLQYWQQNLSVDGFLRQVTQRYAYQAVVKETARVGFQVTEQQKNEDGSIRLVVQRWS, from the coding sequence ATGTCACACTTTAGCCAAATCAAAACTCAAATCCGTAACCTTGAATCCTTGAAAGATGCGCTCACTGACTTGGGTATAGACTGGAAGCCAGGCCCACAAGAAGTACGCGGTTATCGTGGCCAAACCCATCCTGCTGAAGTTTCCATTGAGCAGGAAAATGGTTATGATATCGGTTTTAGATGGAATGGCAAAGAATATGAATTGGTAGCTGATTTGCAATATTGGCAGCAAAACTTGTCTGTAGATGGATTTTTGCGCCAAGTAACCCAACGTTATGCTTACCAAGCAGTGGTAAAAGAAACTGCGCGAGTCGGTTTTCAAGTGACCGAACAACAAAAAAATGAAGATGGTTCGATTCGTCTAGTTGTACAGCGCTGGAGTTAA
- a CDS encoding alpha/beta fold hydrolase — MIQYIKTSRLNIAYHSYGTSDAATIILLHGWPDDALTWNAIVPALVSENYRCITPFLRGCGLTQFLDTQTLRSGQLAALGQDLIEFIETAKIGSVHLVGHDWGARIAYNIAALRPDLVHTLTTLSVGYGTNNPQQTLSFEQVQQYWYQWFFATERGRATLAAERRGFTRQLWQLWCPTWRFSEVEFEATAQSFDNPDWIDITIDSYRSRWGNSPNDPDYDTIHQQLMSAPKIYVPTTVLHGGADGATLPETSANKEHFFAKDYQRFVIPGVGHFIQREAAQTVIEAILARVQS, encoded by the coding sequence ATGATCCAGTACATTAAAACCTCCCGTCTCAACATCGCTTATCACAGTTATGGTACTAGTGATGCAGCAACTATAATTCTTTTGCATGGCTGGCCTGATGATGCACTGACTTGGAATGCAATCGTTCCTGCATTGGTGAGTGAAAACTACCGCTGTATTACACCATTTCTGAGAGGTTGCGGTTTGACACAGTTTCTTGATACTCAGACCCTACGTAGCGGACAACTTGCAGCCTTGGGACAAGACCTAATTGAGTTCATTGAAACTGCAAAAATCGGGTCTGTACATTTGGTAGGTCACGACTGGGGCGCACGCATTGCCTACAATATAGCGGCTTTACGTCCCGACCTGGTACATACTCTCACCACATTGTCAGTCGGTTATGGAACCAACAATCCTCAACAGACGCTATCCTTTGAACAGGTGCAACAATACTGGTATCAATGGTTTTTTGCTACAGAACGGGGACGTGCCACCTTAGCAGCAGAGAGACGGGGCTTTACACGCCAGCTATGGCAATTGTGGTGTCCTACCTGGCGTTTTAGTGAAGTTGAGTTTGAGGCTACTGCACAATCATTTGATAACCCAGACTGGATCGATATTACTATTGACTCATACCGTAGTCGTTGGGGCAATTCTCCTAATGATCCTGATTACGATACTATTCACCAGCAACTGATGTCTGCACCTAAAATTTATGTGCCAACAACCGTACTGCACGGCGGCGCTGATGGTGCAACCTTACCAGAAACTAGTGCCAACAAAGAACATTTTTTTGCAAAAGATTACCAGCGATTTGTAATACCAGGAGTTGGGCATTTTATCCAAAGGGAAGCCGCCCAGACAGTAATTGAAGCCATACTTGCCCGTGTACAGAGCTAG
- a CDS encoding DUF4040 domain-containing protein, giving the protein MNDSYLYIIIALLPLTAGMLVTQVNPYHALVIRGVLGGVAVMVDAVLGAADVALTEALMGTMLSITLYAVAVRSSLVLRLGVIEDQLIETNQDSNFQELINDFRSIFSKHYMRLELIPYNSNQCLRNALIDKEVHATCAPLAASKEFAETYQTEIRVQRIYNIIESEISSPNTVLKYFNILDTGGQH; this is encoded by the coding sequence ATGAATGATTCATATCTTTATATAATTATTGCCTTGTTACCCTTAACTGCGGGAATGTTAGTAACTCAAGTTAACCCCTATCATGCTTTAGTAATTCGTGGGGTATTGGGTGGAGTAGCTGTAATGGTAGATGCCGTTTTAGGTGCAGCAGATGTGGCTTTAACAGAGGCATTAATGGGAACCATGCTATCAATTACCCTTTATGCGGTAGCGGTACGTTCATCTTTAGTTTTACGTCTTGGTGTGATTGAAGATCAGTTAATAGAAACAAATCAAGATTCTAATTTTCAAGAACTTATCAACGATTTTCGGAGCATTTTTAGTAAACATTATATGCGGTTAGAACTTATACCTTACAACAGTAATCAATGTTTACGAAATGCTTTGATTGACAAAGAAGTTCATGCTACCTGTGCGCCATTAGCAGCAAGTAAAGAATTTGCAGAAACCTATCAAACTGAAATTAGAGTACAACGCATCTATAACATTATCGAAAGTGAAATCTCTTCACCAAATACAGTTTTAAAATATTTCAATATTTTAGATACAGGAGGTCAACATTAA
- a CDS encoding DUF3038 domain-containing protein → MLKVMHLVANSATTNSQWEDLNHFPAANSVEWDNIKTQLDLVLLSLETLTGIGSEAMLSAAINLNLESKVPDRVALWRLRQSNPLRKGQGGRKNLDVEEARSLVLISCYLAKQHQELIRRAVGLLEQIATNNQKPHQTALLGDYIDTFCNTYQERMEENEKISTDALTNLALKLLVDLLFYSAPSGHRRLWLSLIDRSTKTKQF, encoded by the coding sequence ATGCTAAAAGTTATGCACTTGGTCGCCAATTCAGCCACAACAAACTCCCAGTGGGAGGATTTAAACCACTTTCCAGCCGCCAACTCAGTTGAATGGGATAACATCAAAACTCAGTTAGACTTAGTGCTGTTATCTTTAGAAACCTTAACTGGCATTGGTTCTGAGGCTATGCTTTCGGCGGCAATTAATCTAAATTTAGAGTCAAAAGTTCCAGATCGTGTAGCTTTATGGCGATTGCGTCAGTCGAATCCCTTACGCAAAGGTCAAGGAGGTCGAAAAAACTTGGATGTAGAAGAAGCGCGATCGCTAGTTCTAATTAGCTGCTACCTCGCTAAACAACACCAGGAATTAATTCGCCGTGCTGTTGGTCTATTAGAACAAATAGCTACAAACAACCAGAAACCTCATCAGACCGCTTTACTGGGAGATTATATCGATACTTTCTGTAACACCTATCAAGAACGGATGGAAGAGAACGAAAAAATCTCTACGGATGCGCTGACCAACTTAGCATTAAAACTGCTAGTAGATTTACTTTTTTATAGCGCTCCTAGTGGACACCGCCGACTGTGGTTGTCACTTATAGACCGTTCTACAAAAACAAAACAATTTTAG